CACCCAAGCCGCCCTCGGCTGCGGGCTCCCCCGCGACGAAATCACCGCCACCCTCAACTCCGGACTCGGCGCAGGAGCAGAACACCCCCGCCAGGCACCACCGCCCATGCTCCTCCCCGAGACGACCACCATCACCGCACCCACGATCGCCGAGAAGCCAGCAGGGCTCGAGGAACGCGTCCAAGGCGACGGGGACCTCACCGACGCCGACCGCGCCTACCTCCTCCAACTCCAACGCCACCAGGCAGTACAGCAAGAAGTCGAACGGGAACGGGCACGCAGGGAAGCGCGGCAGATCCTCGACGCCGAGGAGAACCTCAAGAGCTTCCGTGTCCCACCCTCGAGGCCCACACTCACCGCGGAACTCCTCATCGCGGATCCGCCGCTGGACTACGCCGTCGACCAGCTGCTTCCCATGGGCGGCAACGTCCTGCTTACCGCGCAGTTCAAGACCGGCAAGTCCACCACCATCAACAACCTCGCCAAGTCTTTCGCCGACCAGATCGACTTCCTCGGCAAGTACGCGGTGCACCCCGACAGCGGCCGCACCGCGATCTTCAACTACGAGGTCGACGACCGGCTCTACCGGAAGTGGTTGCGGGAGCTCAACGTCGACAACACCGACATGGTGTCCCTGCTCAACCTCCGCGGCTTCCGCATGCCCGTCACCGTCAAATACGTCGAGGACTGGATCGTCGGATGGCTCGCCGAGCACGAGATCACGAACTGGATCGTGGACCCCTTCGCCCGAGCCTTCACCGGTGTCTCGGAGAACGACAACACCGAGGTCGGCAGGTTCCTCGACACCCTCGACGTCATCAAGAACCGGGCCGGCGTCCAGAACCTCATCCTCCC
This genomic interval from Arthrobacter agilis contains the following:
- a CDS encoding AAA family ATPase; the protein is MSFLKSVKQKYGDPVGDDGQPAATVHQLLTLDGATPYALAALNRECANVTTAPEGTRNHALNRAAFSLSQLVAGGELPHQTVHDQLTQAALGCGLPRDEITATLNSGLGAGAEHPRQAPPPMLLPETTTITAPTIAEKPAGLEERVQGDGDLTDADRAYLLQLQRHQAVQQEVERERARREARQILDAEENLKSFRVPPSRPTLTAELLIADPPLDYAVDQLLPMGGNVLLTAQFKTGKSTTINNLAKSFADQIDFLGKYAVHPDSGRTAIFNYEVDDRLYRKWLRELNVDNTDMVSLLNLRGFRMPVTVKYVEDWIVGWLAEHEITNWIVDPFARAFTGVSENDNTEVGRFLDTLDVIKNRAGVQNLILPTHTGREKAEQGEERARGATRLDDWADVRWFLTKDEADIRYFRATGRDVDVEEQMLSYDEETRWQTIGGGDRAWEKTKRGAQVVVGHVQNNPGCSRAAIYGALRASGYKGKEESLQGHIDAAVFEHKVTEIAPSGPGKGYIYLPLGVTVLGAPA